A DNA window from Brenneria izadpanahii contains the following coding sequences:
- a CDS encoding TldD/PmbA family protein: MTDDPEAIMANTFAYSQQQLAELADSVVAQAMRAGASAAQVIFSESNGLLIEMRQSRLRARTRDAQSGMSLTVYRGQHQGATSTTDFSPARLSETVQAACRIAGYTGEDAFAGLPPARYLCQAPRELDLWHPWELDEIGAQALAHSIEHGINSAGEGVVSDGAWVRSGQSQWFLMNSQGFAQGDRQTSHVMSAKALARKAGRSQLDFWYSQSHLAPSLTTPEAIGRRAGLGALAALDVAPLTGSRRCPVLFDPRSALSLLDHFVQAAGGAALYRKNSFLADRLGQRIFSEHISVEEDPFVPQGLASRAFDGDGISGAARSVVDNGSLSGFFLSAYAARRLGMEPTGNGSGPGNLILRSSRTQADDDFSAMVKKLHTGLLVTSFSGGGARLINGDYSRSLRGFWVEAGEIRHAVDGVTVAGNLADIYRNIVAVGADTLIQGALASGSVLIDGLQVAGR; this comes from the coding sequence ATGACCGATGACCCGGAGGCCATCATGGCGAATACCTTTGCCTATAGCCAACAGCAACTGGCGGAGCTGGCCGACAGCGTAGTCGCGCAGGCGATGCGGGCCGGCGCCTCTGCCGCGCAGGTGATTTTTTCCGAAAGTAACGGTCTGTTGATTGAAATGCGACAGAGCCGGCTGCGGGCGCGTACCCGTGATGCGCAGTCCGGCATGTCGTTGACGGTCTATCGCGGGCAGCATCAGGGCGCCACCAGCACCACTGACTTTTCACCGGCGCGCCTGAGCGAAACCGTTCAGGCCGCCTGTCGGATTGCCGGCTATACCGGCGAAGATGCGTTCGCCGGCTTGCCGCCGGCGCGCTATCTGTGCCAAGCGCCGCGCGAACTCGATTTATGGCACCCCTGGGAATTGGACGAAATCGGCGCGCAGGCGCTGGCCCACAGCATAGAGCATGGCATCAATTCGGCGGGGGAAGGGGTGGTCAGCGATGGCGCCTGGGTACGTAGCGGCCAATCCCAATGGTTCCTGATGAACAGCCAGGGGTTCGCCCAGGGCGATCGGCAAACCAGCCATGTGATGAGCGCCAAGGCGTTGGCCAGAAAAGCGGGGCGCAGCCAACTGGATTTCTGGTATTCACAATCTCATCTTGCGCCGTCGCTGACGACGCCGGAGGCGATCGGCCGGCGGGCAGGGCTCGGGGCGCTGGCCGCGTTGGATGTCGCGCCGCTGACCGGCAGCCGCCGTTGCCCGGTGCTGTTCGATCCGCGCAGCGCCCTCTCGTTACTCGATCACTTCGTGCAAGCGGCGGGCGGCGCGGCGCTGTATCGCAAAAACAGCTTCCTCGCCGATCGCCTCGGCCAGCGTATTTTCAGCGAGCATATCAGCGTTGAGGAAGATCCGTTCGTCCCGCAGGGATTAGCCAGCCGGGCATTCGACGGCGACGGTATCAGCGGCGCGGCGCGCAGCGTGGTGGATAACGGCAGCCTGAGCGGTTTCTTTCTGTCCGCCTATGCCGCGCGCCGCCTGGGGATGGAGCCCACCGGCAACGGTTCCGGGCCGGGCAACCTGATCCTGCGTAGCAGCCGCACCCAGGCCGACGATGACTTCTCCGCCATGGTGAAAAAACTCCATACCGGCTTGCTGGTGACCAGTTTTAGCGGCGGCGGTGCACGGTTGATCAACGGGGATTACTCTCGCAGCCTGCGCGGCTTTTGGGTGGAGGCGGGCGAAATTCGCCATGCGGTTGACGGTGTGACGGTAGCGGGCAACCTGGCGGATATCTACCGCAACATCGTGGCCGTCGGCGCCGATACCCTGATTCAGGGCGCGCTGGCCAGCGGTTCCGTATTAATAGACGGCCTGCAGGTGGCGGGGCGCTAA
- a CDS encoding TonB-dependent siderophore receptor, with the protein MSETQLRGWKKRISPSRLALAINITFAVANGALLSPQTAYAASAAPIHFSVQAGSLEQGLLTIARQSQQTISFNPKLVAPYQAKPIDGDFTLEQAIMRQLQGTPLSLTTTANGTLTIDAVSTSMSTTGASDLQAAKDSGQTLPSILVSGSADQSEDATVYNPSMSSTATRTNLSLQDTAQSVQVISRKLIDDRQAVSVEDALRSAGGVTLRSSNRGEKSVYIRGFNVTSGSTDGVSNPSATVNGSATGYSNIDGLDRVEVLKGPQAVLAGNSSPAGSVNLVRKAPTDDPLHTIKFEVAKYGEVKTAIDLGGPLNDDKTFLYRLNASTMRADNSFPDFNGTRGDYAAPVLAWKTDNTYFKVGAEFNSIRTPGPAGTVYSNGRIQRLPVYRLGDKDNHLSINAKTTYYELNQKLSDNWSFNSKATYLDNTVNSRLHELYGTSADGSLVVHELASRQDLNALSLQNDMRGKFDTGPLAHNILLGYDYQRARTISWDLSAGRIYTTANYNDPDSLSFPAIPDPSYESYKLNQVQKGYIFQDQIDVWDKLHFQLSAKRAEWTLRSTTSSTGDKKIRKWIPSYGVSYDITPEIAVYANLLNSFYSTGTVNTRTKELMDPSTGKSKEAGLKFNLLDDNLTITTALFHIVQKNVAVTDISGNAVGAEGRETKGFDFDLNGQILPGWNIAASYTFAQPKDPDRTALTGYQGKITGQPKHTGSIWTTYELQEGRLQGLGFGVGIDAASKTVNGATNNYFKMGGWAQTDASIFYHQPKYTVTLGVDNIFDRDLYYYSTTVNFIGVKPGRTARLSATYSF; encoded by the coding sequence ATGAGTGAAACACAGCTGCGCGGATGGAAGAAACGTATTAGCCCAAGCCGGTTGGCGTTGGCGATAAATATAACTTTTGCCGTGGCGAATGGCGCATTATTGTCGCCGCAGACAGCCTACGCGGCGTCAGCCGCGCCAATACATTTTTCGGTGCAGGCGGGCTCCCTGGAACAAGGGCTATTAACGATTGCGCGCCAGAGCCAGCAGACCATTTCTTTCAATCCCAAACTGGTGGCGCCTTACCAGGCCAAACCCATTGATGGCGATTTTACGCTTGAACAAGCGATAATGCGTCAGTTGCAGGGCACGCCGCTTTCCCTCACCACGACGGCCAACGGCACCCTGACCATTGATGCCGTCAGCACAAGTATGTCGACGACGGGCGCATCGGATTTGCAGGCGGCAAAGGACAGCGGGCAAACGCTGCCGTCCATTCTTGTCAGCGGCAGCGCGGATCAAAGCGAAGACGCCACGGTGTATAACCCCTCGATGTCCAGCACCGCCACCCGCACCAATCTCTCCTTGCAGGATACGGCGCAGTCGGTACAGGTCATCAGCCGCAAACTGATTGACGATCGCCAGGCCGTCTCGGTGGAGGATGCCTTGCGCAGCGCCGGCGGCGTGACGCTGCGCAGCAGCAACCGCGGTGAAAAATCCGTATACATCCGCGGTTTTAACGTTACCTCAGGTTCCACCGACGGTGTCTCCAACCCTAGCGCTACCGTGAACGGCAGCGCCACCGGCTATTCCAATATCGATGGTCTTGATCGGGTGGAAGTGCTGAAAGGGCCGCAGGCGGTGCTGGCCGGCAATAGCTCGCCGGCCGGTTCGGTGAACCTGGTGCGTAAGGCGCCCACCGACGATCCGCTGCATACGATAAAATTCGAAGTAGCCAAATATGGCGAAGTGAAAACCGCCATCGATCTTGGCGGTCCGCTGAACGACGATAAAACGTTTCTCTATCGTTTAAACGCTTCGACGATGCGGGCGGATAACAGTTTCCCTGATTTTAACGGCACACGCGGCGACTATGCCGCGCCGGTACTGGCCTGGAAAACGGATAATACCTATTTTAAGGTGGGGGCGGAATTCAACAGCATCAGGACGCCTGGCCCGGCGGGAACCGTATACAGCAATGGCCGTATTCAGCGCCTGCCGGTCTATCGCTTGGGCGATAAGGACAACCATTTATCGATCAATGCCAAGACGACGTATTATGAATTAAACCAAAAATTATCGGATAACTGGTCCTTCAACAGTAAGGCGACCTATCTCGACAACACCGTGAATTCCCGCCTGCACGAGTTATACGGGACAAGCGCCGACGGTTCGTTAGTCGTCCATGAGCTGGCCAGCCGGCAGGATCTCAACGCGCTTAGCCTGCAAAACGATATGCGCGGCAAGTTTGATACCGGGCCGTTAGCCCATAATATTCTGCTTGGGTACGATTATCAGCGCGCGAGGACCATCAGTTGGGATTTATCTGCCGGCCGAATTTATACCACCGCCAATTACAACGATCCCGATAGTCTGTCATTTCCGGCCATTCCGGATCCTTCCTATGAATCCTATAAACTCAATCAGGTGCAAAAAGGATACATTTTTCAGGATCAGATCGATGTTTGGGATAAATTGCATTTCCAGCTATCGGCGAAGCGCGCCGAATGGACATTGCGCAGCACAACGTCGAGTACTGGCGATAAAAAGATACGCAAATGGATACCGAGTTATGGCGTGAGCTACGATATCACGCCGGAAATCGCGGTTTACGCTAATCTGTTGAACAGCTTTTATAGCACCGGCACGGTAAATACCCGAACCAAGGAACTGATGGATCCGTCCACCGGTAAATCCAAAGAGGCCGGGCTGAAATTCAATTTGCTGGACGATAACCTGACCATCACCACCGCGTTATTCCATATCGTGCAAAAAAACGTTGCCGTTACTGATATTTCCGGCAACGCGGTCGGCGCGGAAGGGCGGGAGACCAAAGGCTTCGATTTTGATTTGAATGGCCAGATCCTGCCGGGATGGAATATTGCCGCCAGCTATACCTTCGCCCAGCCTAAAGACCCGGATAGAACCGCACTTACCGGTTATCAGGGAAAAATTACCGGCCAGCCCAAACACACCGGCAGCATCTGGACCACCTATGAGCTACAGGAAGGGCGTTTGCAGGGGCTGGGCTTCGGCGTGGGAATCGATGCCGCCAGCAAGACCGTAAACGGTGCAACCAATAATTACTTCAAGATGGGCGGCTGGGCGCAAACCGACGCCTCGATTTTCTATCACCAGCCGAAATATACCGTGACGTTGGGTGTGGATAACATCTTCGATCGGGATCTCTACTATTACTCAACCACCGTAAACTTTATCGGCGTCAAGCCGGGCCGTACCGCGCGCCTATCGGCGACCTATTCGTTCTAA
- a CDS encoding peptide-N4-asparagine amidase, translating to MLKFSFSRMLKNARFSQSARRLCTLPLAVMLSAQACLAAPPGTPIVPAPAPEIGSRQVAGVDLLVARPHIRACTVELFPEHEFNSEAPLPVSYRPPGDCPGPWSKVVLEMDFHVSSGQQYDRSARLMLGSVNIYTGTTAEPTKTHAPKWHVERDLTDYSSFLRQSVLGEAQLTNAINETLNGRIWWTAQMVFYPVDSANPAPDSADLILPLSNAPVLLNAAAPTLTGRVDLPRNATRVMLDVLAMPQQRDEFWYMCMPMRDTVAEITASDKTCGFPFRQTEVRIDGTLAGIAPVFPWIYTGGFYPALWKQIPGIETLNLSPYRVDLTPFAGKLNDGKPHHIDLTAVGFRGFAVMTGTLLIWRDPDSDVVQGELTSHSGEPVAVTIARTIPLDKKGSGEAVTTAKQTLKLTGYVDTSRGRVTTQTSQTMSFDNTFTRTPYSNKIVQMTSLTSQVIEDGPSGRQRRDSAEHFPLTVRQTRSDVAAGQKYGYDVQQELARDVATAKDATRRTRFSVSANAVVIVPGKSAAQTLPPSSTSQARLQIQDSLAGCYDRTIASRDATITSVTDGCRVSEQSKSW from the coding sequence ATGTTGAAATTTTCTTTTAGCCGAATGCTGAAAAATGCGCGTTTCAGTCAGTCGGCCCGGCGGCTTTGTACTTTGCCGCTGGCCGTGATGTTGTCGGCGCAGGCGTGTCTCGCCGCGCCGCCGGGAACGCCGATCGTGCCGGCGCCGGCGCCGGAGATTGGCAGCCGGCAGGTCGCCGGCGTTGACCTGCTGGTGGCAAGACCGCATATCCGCGCTTGTACGGTGGAGTTGTTCCCCGAGCATGAATTTAACAGCGAGGCGCCTTTGCCGGTTAGCTATCGTCCGCCCGGAGACTGCCCCGGCCCCTGGTCTAAGGTGGTTCTCGAAATGGATTTTCATGTCAGTAGCGGGCAGCAGTACGATCGCAGCGCACGGCTTATGCTCGGCAGCGTCAATATCTATACCGGCACGACCGCCGAACCGACGAAAACGCACGCGCCCAAATGGCATGTCGAGCGGGATCTGACCGATTACAGCTCGTTCTTGCGACAGTCTGTTTTGGGAGAAGCGCAGCTTACCAACGCGATTAACGAAACGCTCAACGGCCGGATCTGGTGGACCGCCCAGATGGTTTTTTACCCGGTGGACAGCGCGAATCCCGCACCGGATAGCGCCGATCTCATCCTGCCGCTCAGCAACGCTCCTGTATTGTTGAACGCCGCGGCACCTACGCTGACCGGCCGCGTCGATCTTCCGCGCAACGCCACGCGGGTGATGCTCGATGTTCTTGCCATGCCGCAGCAACGCGATGAGTTCTGGTACATGTGTATGCCGATGCGCGATACGGTGGCCGAAATCACCGCTAGCGACAAGACCTGCGGCTTTCCGTTCCGGCAAACGGAGGTGCGTATCGATGGCACGTTGGCGGGCATTGCCCCGGTATTTCCCTGGATCTATACCGGTGGCTTCTACCCGGCCTTGTGGAAACAGATCCCCGGCATCGAAACGCTGAATCTATCTCCGTACCGGGTCGATCTCACGCCGTTCGCCGGGAAACTGAATGACGGCAAGCCGCATCATATCGATCTTACCGCCGTCGGATTCCGCGGCTTTGCCGTGATGACCGGAACCTTGTTAATTTGGCGCGATCCGGACAGCGATGTGGTTCAGGGGGAACTGACAAGCCATTCAGGCGAGCCGGTTGCCGTGACGATCGCACGAACCATTCCCCTGGATAAAAAGGGCTCCGGCGAGGCGGTCACCACCGCGAAGCAAACTCTCAAGCTGACCGGCTATGTGGATACTTCGCGCGGGCGCGTGACTACCCAGACCAGCCAAACGATGTCGTTCGATAATACCTTTACGCGAACGCCTTACAGCAACAAGATCGTGCAGATGACGAGCCTTACCAGCCAGGTTATTGAAGATGGCCCGAGTGGACGCCAGCGCCGGGATAGCGCCGAGCATTTTCCTCTTACGGTAAGACAAACGAGATCGGATGTTGCCGCTGGCCAAAAGTATGGGTACGACGTTCAACAGGAGCTTGCTCGTGATGTGGCCACGGCGAAAGATGCTACCCGCCGGACAAGATTTTCCGTCAGCGCCAACGCTGTTGTCATTGTTCCGGGGAAATCAGCGGCTCAAACGCTTCCGCCTTCAAGCACATCACAGGCGCGTTTGCAGATTCAGGATAGCTTGGCCGGTTGCTATGACAGGACGATCGCCAGCCGGGATGCGACAATTACGTCTGTTACCGATGGTTGCCGCGTCTCTGAGCAGAGTAAATCATGGTAA
- a CDS encoding thioredoxin family protein, with amino-acid sequence MLNKPNELTDASLDGFLAAAKLPVLIDLWAPWCAPCRTMSPIIDKLAKNSAGKLLVAKIDVEKYPAIMARFGVRGIPTLLLFKGEAQPERQMGALSQGQLISWLAGHKVDLTSQPTVQHDEALEWASFYGDEELHDFIARRAIGHAAAGDISMGLGSFWIDGKGSASAAMVHQAENHAFERITGLPIAIGRLLDICGYLTAEQMDALFAALRAGKDYRLAPLRFMHWWFSEESAPWASYFRDPQLARLLERWRALCADRLAGRETSPDAWATVGEQAILLQQGYQGPDRQLEQLFATLLQLLSPVPVTTEGDKWGHIAINIHWAQFQHLEILSGWSDEDRATPGKRIRWFREQERKTSTGKLNQEEIAELRAVWEAENAEFLAKENVFHQSILQLFLPVKARMQQELNRLLAEAPEF; translated from the coding sequence ATGTTGAATAAACCAAATGAATTAACCGACGCCAGCCTTGACGGTTTTCTGGCCGCTGCGAAACTGCCGGTGCTGATAGACCTGTGGGCGCCGTGGTGCGCGCCTTGCCGCACTATGTCGCCGATTATCGACAAGCTGGCGAAAAACAGCGCGGGTAAACTGCTGGTGGCCAAGATCGATGTGGAAAAATATCCGGCGATTATGGCGCGCTTTGGCGTGCGCGGTATTCCTACCTTGCTGTTATTCAAGGGCGAGGCGCAGCCGGAGCGCCAGATGGGCGCTCTATCCCAGGGCCAGCTTATCTCCTGGCTGGCCGGGCATAAGGTCGATTTAACCTCGCAGCCGACGGTGCAGCATGACGAAGCGCTGGAGTGGGCCAGTTTTTATGGCGATGAAGAGCTACACGATTTTATCGCCCGGCGCGCTATCGGCCATGCTGCGGCAGGCGATATCAGCATGGGGCTGGGCAGCTTCTGGATCGACGGCAAAGGCAGCGCGTCGGCCGCAATGGTTCATCAGGCCGAAAACCATGCCTTTGAGCGCATTACCGGATTGCCAATCGCCATTGGGCGGCTGCTCGATATCTGCGGTTATCTGACGGCGGAACAGATGGATGCTCTGTTCGCGGCGTTGCGCGCCGGCAAGGATTACCGGCTGGCGCCGCTGCGCTTTATGCACTGGTGGTTTAGCGAGGAATCGGCTCCCTGGGCCAGTTATTTTCGCGATCCGCAATTGGCGCGGTTGCTCGAACGCTGGCGGGCATTATGCGCCGATCGGCTCGCGGGCCGTGAAACGTCGCCTGATGCCTGGGCGACGGTGGGCGAGCAGGCGATTTTGTTACAGCAGGGCTATCAGGGGCCGGATCGTCAACTGGAACAGCTGTTCGCCACGCTGCTGCAACTGCTGTCGCCGGTGCCTGTCACCACCGAGGGCGATAAGTGGGGTCATATCGCGATCAACATCCACTGGGCGCAGTTCCAGCACCTGGAGATCCTCTCTGGGTGGAGCGACGAGGATCGGGCTACGCCAGGTAAACGCATTCGCTGGTTTAGGGAACAAGAGCGCAAAACCTCGACGGGTAAGCTGAATCAAGAGGAGATTGCTGAGCTCAGGGCGGTGTGGGAGGCGGAAAACGCGGAATTCCTCGCTAAAGAAAACGTTTTCCATCAAAGCATTCTGCAGCTTTTCCTGCCGGTGAAAGCGCGGATGCAGCAGGAGCTCAACCGCTTGCTGGCCGAAGCGCCGGAGTTTTAA
- the tldD gene encoding metalloprotease TldD yields MSESVTILHLAQAKQQLLDPHGITDAHLQAMMDQVLAHRVDYADLFVQSLRRETWSMENGVVKGGSFNADQGFGLRAVEEDQTAFAYSQHIGQKHLLDAARSVKTIAAPGKRALVAMPTDGVQRLNFIADDPLLASDAAQKIGLLENINRMARAIDPRVVQVTASLELTHSVNYILRHDFHQAADIRPMLVLRMGVVVEQRGVRETAGAGIGGRGDFAMFNQEQVSAALRSMVDTALINLEAVAAPSGGMPVVIAAGWPGMLLHEAMGHGFEGDFNRLGTSVYSGRIGERVAQPGVNIVDDGTVAGRRGSLNVDDEGHPAQCTTLIEDGILRGYMHDSLSARLMKLPPTGNGRRQSYAHLPMPRMTNTFMRNGPYAPEEIIASVKRGLYLADLGSGQVDIVSGQYSFQTALAYLIEDGKITTPVKGATLTGNGPETLKLISMVGNDLALDRGTAVCGKAGQSVPVCVGQPTLKVDNLVVGGTRQG; encoded by the coding sequence ATGAGTGAGTCAGTAACAATATTGCATCTGGCGCAGGCCAAACAGCAGTTGCTGGATCCGCACGGCATTACAGACGCCCATTTGCAGGCGATGATGGATCAGGTGCTGGCGCACCGGGTGGATTATGCCGATCTTTTTGTGCAAAGCCTGCGCCGCGAAACCTGGTCGATGGAAAACGGCGTGGTGAAAGGGGGTTCCTTTAATGCCGATCAGGGCTTCGGCCTGCGAGCGGTGGAAGAAGACCAGACGGCATTCGCCTATTCCCAGCATATCGGCCAGAAACATCTGCTGGATGCCGCCCGCTCGGTCAAAACCATTGCCGCGCCGGGTAAACGCGCCCTGGTTGCGATGCCGACCGATGGCGTGCAGCGGCTGAATTTCATCGCCGACGATCCGTTGCTGGCCAGTGATGCAGCGCAGAAAATCGGCCTGCTGGAGAACATCAACCGTATGGCGCGGGCGATTGATCCCAGGGTGGTGCAGGTGACGGCCAGCCTGGAGTTGACCCATTCGGTCAACTATATTCTGCGCCATGATTTCCATCAGGCGGCGGATATTCGGCCGATGTTGGTATTGCGCATGGGCGTGGTGGTTGAACAACGGGGCGTGCGCGAGACGGCCGGCGCCGGCATCGGGGGGCGCGGCGATTTCGCGATGTTCAACCAAGAACAGGTGTCGGCGGCGCTGCGTTCTATGGTCGATACGGCGTTGATCAATCTGGAGGCGGTCGCCGCGCCATCCGGCGGTATGCCGGTCGTGATTGCCGCAGGCTGGCCCGGCATGCTGCTGCACGAAGCGATGGGCCATGGCTTCGAAGGCGATTTTAACCGGCTGGGCACCTCGGTCTATTCCGGGCGCATCGGCGAGCGAGTGGCGCAACCCGGCGTTAATATCGTGGACGACGGCACCGTGGCCGGGCGGCGCGGTTCGCTAAACGTCGATGACGAGGGGCATCCGGCCCAGTGCACCACGCTTATTGAGGACGGAATTCTGCGAGGCTATATGCATGACAGCCTGAGCGCGCGCCTGATGAAGCTGCCGCCGACCGGCAATGGCCGTCGCCAGTCTTACGCGCATTTGCCGATGCCGCGCATGACCAACACTTTTATGCGCAACGGGCCATATGCGCCGGAGGAGATCATTGCCTCGGTGAAACGCGGGCTGTATCTGGCCGATCTGGGTAGCGGCCAGGTGGATATCGTCAGCGGCCAGTACAGCTTCCAGACCGCGCTGGCGTATTTGATTGAAGACGGCAAAATCACCACGCCGGTTAAAGGCGCCACCCTGACCGGCAACGGCCCGGAAACCCTAAAGTTAATCAGCATGGTCGGCAACGATCTAGCGCTGGATCGCGGCACCGCCGTGTGCGGCAAGGCCGGACAAAGCGTGCCGGTGTGCGTTGGGCAACCAACGCTGAAGGTGGATAACCTGGTGGTGGGCGGCACGCGCCAGGGGTGA
- a CDS encoding HAD-IIB family hydrolase — protein MKPIDQADPSTFKDVRFVLTDMDETLTYQGRLAAETYRALERLQAAGVKVIPVTAAPAGWCDQMARMWPVDGVIGENGGFFFRRCGKHSVERYFWHSEEARPAVTEHLAQIGEQVKFSVPAACFADDQPFRLTSLAFAQSQDRRQQDLIFNALRNAGADATVNNLWILGWLGGYDKLEMARRVLRHYYNLDIDSDRSAVLYSGDSTNDAPMFSFFEHTVGVSTVAKYLDQIPRLPRWITRGPGGAGFVEAADAVIASR, from the coding sequence ATGAAACCGATTGATCAAGCCGATCCTTCTACTTTTAAAGATGTTCGCTTTGTTCTTACTGACATGGATGAAACCTTAACTTATCAGGGACGGCTGGCGGCTGAAACCTATAGAGCCCTTGAACGGCTGCAAGCGGCCGGCGTAAAAGTCATTCCCGTCACCGCCGCTCCTGCTGGATGGTGCGACCAGATGGCGCGCATGTGGCCGGTGGATGGCGTGATCGGAGAAAACGGCGGGTTCTTTTTCAGAAGATGCGGTAAACATAGTGTCGAGCGATATTTTTGGCATAGTGAAGAAGCGCGCCCAGCGGTTACCGAACATCTCGCTCAGATCGGGGAGCAGGTAAAATTTTCTGTTCCTGCGGCCTGCTTTGCCGATGATCAGCCATTCAGACTCACCAGTCTGGCATTTGCTCAGTCACAGGATCGCCGCCAACAGGATCTGATTTTTAACGCTTTGCGCAACGCCGGGGCTGATGCGACGGTAAACAATCTCTGGATTCTCGGGTGGCTTGGCGGTTACGACAAGCTGGAAATGGCTCGCCGGGTGTTGCGTCATTACTATAACCTCGATATTGATTCCGATCGTTCCGCCGTCCTTTACAGCGGTGATTCTACAAACGATGCTCCTATGTTTTCATTCTTTGAACATACGGTGGGCGTAAGCACCGTCGCGAAATATCTTGATCAAATCCCGCGATTACCCCGATGGATCACTCGCGGACCGGGCGGCGCGGGTTTCGTTGAAGCAGCCGATGCTGTCATCGCATCCCGCTAA
- a CDS encoding ABC transporter ATP-binding protein/permease, giving the protein MTTPSVKNAQPGAGNRPGVWQLIRPFWLSQEKWLALILIGVILTINFTTTYAHVALNKLQGRLTDALVALNWPLISNIMLKTLAIGSISILLPLVSVLAIDYLTLRWRTWMTARYVERWTQRAAYYQLERDNLISNGDQRIAEDINLFTEVTINLSTNMIHVVVNVATFTVVLWGLSGALSIPLGGMTLSIPGYMVFAVYLYSFVHLALSHWLGRVLIGVNMNKQTVEADFRFLGMQIRENAEQIAFFGGGEREGQRLVSRFSRVRDNTLLLMRKSFKLNFFQKMFSQVFSPLPTLLALPLLLSGQITMGGLTQITLAYGMLLSTLSFFPQAYQSFTNWMALTNRLRDMLWALNKARDQPAGIRLENRGSALHCAGLTLRRPNGEVLTRLADWQVAAGERWVVRGRSGSGKSTLLRACAGLWPYGEGGIVRPQAVRILFVPQKSYIPVGTLKSALAYPDEPEAFTERQYRQALVDCCLAERVDSLTQFERWQQVLSGGEQQRLAMARVLLHRPDVIFLDEATSALDPETESRLYQTLIEQLPNSAIISVAHRKELERFHQHILTLTPEQGG; this is encoded by the coding sequence ATGACGACACCATCAGTAAAAAATGCGCAGCCCGGCGCAGGTAACCGCCCGGGCGTGTGGCAATTAATTCGCCCTTTTTGGCTATCACAGGAAAAGTGGCTGGCGTTGATATTAATCGGCGTTATTTTGACGATTAATTTCACTACCACCTATGCCCATGTTGCCTTGAATAAGCTGCAAGGACGGTTAACCGATGCCCTGGTCGCGCTTAACTGGCCGCTGATCAGCAACATCATGCTGAAAACGCTGGCTATCGGCAGTATTTCAATTTTATTGCCGCTGGTTAGCGTATTGGCGATTGATTACCTGACTTTACGCTGGCGCACCTGGATGACCGCCCGCTATGTGGAGCGCTGGACTCAGCGCGCCGCGTATTACCAGTTGGAGCGGGATAATTTAATCAGCAACGGCGATCAGCGGATTGCCGAGGATATCAATCTTTTTACCGAGGTCACGATTAACCTCTCCACCAATATGATTCATGTCGTGGTCAACGTAGCGACGTTTACCGTGGTGCTGTGGGGGTTGTCCGGCGCTTTGTCCATTCCCCTGGGCGGCATGACATTGTCGATTCCCGGCTACATGGTATTTGCCGTCTATTTATATTCATTCGTCCATCTCGCTTTGAGCCACTGGCTGGGCAGGGTGCTGATTGGCGTCAATATGAATAAACAAACGGTGGAAGCGGATTTCCGCTTCCTCGGCATGCAGATACGGGAAAATGCCGAACAGATCGCCTTTTTCGGCGGCGGAGAGCGCGAGGGGCAACGGCTGGTATCCCGTTTCAGCCGGGTTCGGGACAACACCCTGCTGCTGATGCGCAAATCTTTTAAGCTCAATTTTTTCCAAAAAATGTTTTCCCAGGTTTTCTCGCCGTTGCCGACCCTGCTGGCGCTGCCGTTATTGTTGTCGGGACAAATTACCATGGGCGGCTTGACCCAGATTACCTTGGCCTATGGCATGCTGCTTAGCACATTGTCCTTTTTCCCTCAGGCTTATCAATCCTTTACCAACTGGATGGCCTTGACCAACCGGCTGCGGGATATGCTCTGGGCGTTAAATAAGGCCCGCGATCAGCCCGCCGGCATCCGACTTGAAAACCGAGGTTCGGCGCTCCATTGCGCGGGCCTGACCCTGCGGCGCCCGAACGGCGAAGTGCTTACGCGCCTGGCGGACTGGCAGGTAGCGGCCGGCGAACGCTGGGTGGTGCGGGGCCGTTCGGGCAGCGGCAAGAGCACGCTGCTGCGCGCCTGTGCGGGGCTATGGCCGTATGGCGAGGGCGGCATCGTCCGTCCTCAGGCGGTGCGCATACTGTTTGTGCCGCAGAAAAGCTATATCCCGGTCGGTACGTTAAAGAGCGCGCTGGCGTATCCCGACGAACCGGAAGCCTTTACCGAGCGGCAATATCGCCAGGCGCTGGTGGACTGCTGCCTGGCGGAGCGCGTGGATTCCCTTACCCAATTCGAACGCTGGCAGCAGGTATTGTCCGGCGGCGAACAGCAGCGGTTGGCGATGGCGCGGGTGTTGTTGCACCGCCCGGATGTGATTTTCCTTGATGAGGCGACTAGCGCGCTGGATCCGGAAACGGAAAGCAGACTCTACCAGACACTGATCGAACAGCTTCCCAACAGCGCCATTATCAGTGTGGCTCACCGCAAAGAGCTGGAGCGTTTTCACCAGCATATTCTCACCCTGACGCCCGAGCAGGGCGGTTAA